Part of the Amblyomma americanum isolate KBUSLIRL-KWMA chromosome 7, ASM5285725v1, whole genome shotgun sequence genome, cgtttcatcattttgacgtcactgtcaataacttttgacagaatttgtgacagttacTTAATACGGCCCCTGGTCACTTTTCTGTGGCACTGCGACAGAGGCAACGCAGAAAATAAAGGGAGACAGGCCTTTCTCCTTGTGCACTGATGAATGGGTTCAGTGGCTCCCTTCATATccccttgtttttctgaaggcaCCCCTTAATTCATAACGAATCTTAACTCGACGGAGaatttttttcatctttaacTTGAGTGTTGGAGTCATAAACATTGCTCCCGACACAcaacacaaataaaaaatgaTTAGTTTCTCCTTGACTCTCAGCCCCCTTCTCAATTTTAATTTCCTGAATGGGGCAACACCTGGATGGGTCGGTCATTGTTGGGGCTATAGGGATGTGCAGGGGTGTAGTTGCAGAGACGTGGTGCAGGGTGGCTAGGGCACGGCACATGGACAAAAGGcccgtctccttccctttcctgcctaacCTCTGCTGCAGTCACTAAGCTGACCGCGAGTACAGTTGAGGCCGATGCGTGATTGAACCATGCGTGCATCTGCGAAGGCCTATATTCCGTTtcgtacatcaggtgcaacgttgtgaaaggtacggaagtagccTGCATAAAAAAAGGGGGCGTTACTCCGTGCTTGTTTTGCGGCCGAATTACAACAGCGTGTCCTCAGCAGTAACAGCGCAGTTGTTTCGCTTTCCTGGATGTTTATCGAGAAAACTACCCCGTATGACTGTCCTACATTGTCGTACGGGCAGGGACACAATTTTTCGTTTTTTATTGTCCCACAATAATTTGTCCTACATTATCTGCACGGGCAGGGACgctatttttcattctttttatagCCCCACAATAATTTATGTCCTACATTCTCTCTGGgacacatttttcttgtttcttttcttaGTCCCAATATAATCTGTCCTATATTATCAATCCCATTATACTTAGTGGTGCGGGCAGGGACActtttatttcattcatttttgagTCCCACAATAATTTGTCCTACATTATCAGACATCGTGGAAGTTCGCCTTCAATCTGCAGGGATAGCCTCGcgaacattattattattatccctgtTGGCAGTCGCACAGAACGCTCATCGCCATCAACAGACGTTCGGCCATCTTTGAAGCATTTTTACCATAAAGCAGTTTTTCTTTGGATCATGGAATTATAGGTCTGAAAGCTTTCTGCAGCATTTATTTGAGACAGAATTTGAAACAGATTTTAAAGTCCATCATTTCGGATGAAAAGAAGTCAGCAGAATGACTGAAACATGCCCTTGCAAAACCAAACAGAACAAAACAATGCATCCTCTTATCTGCAGGGCTGTTGAAGGTAGACTTGTCACCATATCTTCCAGCGCAAAGGCGCAGTACATTCAGTTCAAGCACACTGTTTAAATTCCCCCAAACTTTTGGGAAGCACCTTATGCCACGACTCTTGCTACATGTCTCAACTGCCCACTCTCAACGTCTGCCACTGCATCGCTGGCGGCGTGTCCAAATTCTGACCAAGTGGCAACTTTGGTTTGTGCCGTTTTGCAGAAAAGGCTCCACACTGCCCAAGGTTTCACGCCATGCACACAGTTTCGCTTGCTCAGGTGGAGACACGAATGCCTTTTTGGGGAAGCAAGGTAGAGCCAAGGAAACGCCGCGCCGGCAAAATCTGCACACAgaacctgccgcagtggctcagtggttagggtgctcggctactgatccagagtacctgggttcgaaccagaccgtggcggctgtgtttcaatggaggcgaaacgcaaaggcacccctTTGCTgttggatgtcagtgcacattgaagatacccaggtggacgaaattattccagagccctccactacagcacccctttttttcttccttcagctcctcctttatcccttcccttatggtgccccgagatgtgacagatactcccccatttcctttccccaaaacccaatttcaTTGATGCCTGGAGCCATTCTAAGTCAGTTACGAAGGCTCCAGAGAGCAAGGAGAGTTTCAAGAGATGTTAAACAGCAGTTTCCAATGCGGGCCTAAAGGAGGtccccttttcttttttcattactCCCAACGCGGTGTCTGAGAACCTCCTACATATCCACTATTGGCTATGGGAGACTGCGTGCCATGAACATTGTTCTCTCTCGCATAGTTATGGACATAAAATGCCACACAACCAAAAAAGAAAAGCCATAAATTTTCTGGGCGGCTGTACGTAATATTCATATCTCGCAGCATGACAGCCCACTTTGAACACACCGGTTCCACAACTCCCTCAAAAAGGTGCCCGCTATTGGTTGTTGAACTTACTACTCAGCTGTAAGCCAGCACGCAATGGCAAGAATTGGGCAAAAATCAGCACGGGTAATCGCACGCAAATATGCAGTGCCTCTGGCTCTCTAGCTTTGCACCAATAAGTCTACAGCACCTTTTTTAACAGTTGGAACAACCAACATTATCAAAGCTCAATCCGCTAGCAGAGGACTCGCTAGCCAAAACTGAATTTCAGTCATCTTAGTCTGTACATTACTCTACTTTGAAAATGTAAAGACAaggtactatcagcaagaaatgagatgcaaacaagaaaactaagctacaaacagcaaaaaaaaaaaaaacctcttagCAAATGGAAGGTGAACACTGAGGGTAATTTCATTTTGAAGGGAATACTTTTCCAGATATGTTAATCAAATTCTCAAAGAGCTAATATTTCGGTATCTTTAGGTTGCCACCTCAGATTTCTTGTTCACATTTCATTTGTTGCAGATAGTACAACTAAAACATCAAGGACTCCAGGTCGTCTGTAGCATGTGGTTTCGTTGTTCACTTCGCACCAACAACACACTCGTCAAAACTATAATGGCAAACACTTGATGCATGAAGTATCCAATGTAATGATTAAATCATCACAGGCTTGACAGGGCTCATATTGCACACAATTAGTAATAAAGATTCAGTAGTCAACGTAATAATTGGCAGTAATGTCTTTATTAGCACTTCACCTTATCTTCATATTCACAGACATTAAGATATGCCAAACAAACAATGTTAAACGTGTCGCAGCCACTACTGCACACATCACAATGATTTTACACATCAAATAAAGCAGCCTTTTATTGTCTACAACCATCCAGCCATCTCACTGCTGCCCAGCACATAccacagtaaaaaaagaaaaaaactgcacaaGGATGTTAACAGTTCTGGGTGAACAGCATGAACACCTACAATTGAGTGAGTTGAGGCAAGGGGATCCAGGGTGAACTGCTGAAGTGCAGCGACACAGCAAAGCAGTCCGATTCGCCACTTGCTTTTTTACGCTGCAGTAAACCGACCAGCACATGACTGCCACAAAAACATGGGAGAAACGTGTTGCTAATTTCTGAAGTCCACAGTTTGTGTTCGGAGGTGGCGCCTGCAAATTTGACAATGGGCTTCTTTCCACCAATGCTGCGGCCGTGACAGCACACACGCAAACTCACTCCCATCACGGCATAGTCGGGGCCTATCTCCAATCGTTGGGCTGAGGAGTACAGAGGAATAAATAGCAATTTATTACCTTTACTTTAGCTGACTCCACACGACACATGCAAAAAGGGAGAAGTAAACTTTGCACATATGATACTTGAAAGAAACCAGTGGCGCTCGACATTCTGCACAAGGTGATGCTGTGGAGACCGATCCGGGAGGCTCTTGACCAGTGCTCATATCTAGccagggaaaaaaagaaacaagacaaaTGACTGCAATGCAGCAACTGACACGAAACAAATCTAGTAAGCGACGCAGAGCTATTTCAGAACTGAAAAAATTAAGAGGGGACAAGTAACACCTGCACATGACCAGGTGTGGCTTACCCCTTCAATGTCTTCGTCACCACTGACTTCATCGAACTCAATGTTGTCGTCCTCTTCCTCTTCACCAAAGTTGACAGTGTCATTGATTTTGGCTGCAAGAATTCAATATATCATTAACCCAACTTCATACAGTGACTGGCTGTGCAGCAACTGAAGCTTGACAGACGCCAGGTAGTTCATTTAGATTTGATATAAATTATTCAAGCACCAGATGCTTCCAAACAGTGGTGGGGAGGGCGGTACATGTAGCAAAACCTTTAGAAGGTAAAGAAAACCGGGCGTTGAGAATATGACAAACAATAAGGCGGAGTCAATTCATAACTGCACATTTAGACAGGCACATTAACTGCAGCTTCTATGCTCCAAACAAAAGCAACAATTTGAAGAAAGAAATGCAGAAGCACTGCACACTTGATCGCTGCATACGATACCATTAAGTGCTAGCGAAAGGGCCCAAATCATTATCGGTATTATCTGTCCACTACCGATTTGTCAACGAAAATTACAGGTCTGAATTGAAATGAACTTTAAATGTAATATTGGACAAGTACCTGAGCTTAGGTACAAGCCCCATCCCCACCCACCCAACACAAATTGTACCCACCACAAAAAATTGAGTCTTTTTTGAGCACCAACCATTGGCAGCACTATGCAGAACATCGGGCAGGCAACCGTACCCCATTCTATCAACTCACCATGTTCGGGCAGCTCTCCATAGGATTTCAGGTTTCGTGCTTCGTCCGGGTTGTATTTGAGGATGACATCTGCCTTGGCGTCCTGATAGTCCCTTAGACCCACTAAGATTATGTCACCCTGGTTTATCCAAACCTGTAAATACAACCAGCAGGCTAAGATGTATGCAAATCAGTAACTGCTGCCTTGATTTACTCGCATTTACGCTTTATGCCCTGAGACAAAACAGAAAATCCCACACTTAAACCTAGTCTTGAGTGCAGTGTAATGTTCCTAAAACGAAATTACAAACCTCCAATCAAAATGCAGAAAGGATAACTATCAGTCAGGTGTCGAAAAAAGCCAAATATTTCCAGTATAGTGCAGATTCAGCAGAATTTATGGCATGTGTACGATAGCATACCATACTCGTACGAGTGAAAAACACCTGCTGCGCCATGCGGAGAGTAAGAAAGCTGTAAAGACTAAGCAAGCATTTAATACAGAGAGGCGTTGCAGCTCACAAATAAAAAATGCTTAGAGGCTGGGATTGCTACACCTAACAAGGTAGACATAATGCATTTAGCACAAATCTACTGCCGCATTTTACACGctaaaaaaatgtgaaagaatgAAAAGCTTGCACAGCATAAAATTACTACTAGATGGATGCTATAAAACATAAAAGCTGTAATATCATCTAAGCTATGTGCAATGCTCCCTTCCCCCTTTTTCTAGCACTTTTCTACCATTCTTTTCCTTCGCTTTGCATCCTTTCCATGCCAACCTGCAATGATGCTTTTCACGTGGCACAGCAGGTTTATCAGATAATAAAAGTGCACCTAATTCATTAGTGCCTCACCGTCAGCTGCAAACCAATTTCATACAGCAACAGAAGCCTTAGCGCAGCATCAAATAATTTCCGGATTGAATGCCTTGCTTTCAGCATACCAGCATAGGTAGCCTGTTGCTGCCAAGGAAGGCACCAGGCCACGCCACCTCAGCTAAATGACAACAAGCTTGGGCGAACTTAGCGTTCTAAACGCTGCCACGTGCATCTGTAAGCGTCATTACCCGACAAATTTTAGCCCCAAGAGTGAGACCAGCATGCTAAGCCTGCACAGCAAATGTGCCAAACCAAATGATACTAGGCAGTTCAGGTTGTACAGGCTAGACCAGAACCACTGTTTGCCCCCGTGGCACTATGCTACTCGGAAGTTTCGGGAGATGGTCTAGTTGAAGGTCATACAGAGTGCAAAATTGTCATACTTCAGCTGTTGCTGAAACATGCATAAACCAGAAAACAATTTCGTAGTGTGTTGTGCACAAGAAGGCATGTCAAAATTCAagctcttcctttattctttctcaGCTGTTACACTTCAGCAGTACAACAAATATTACAAACCTCGCAAAATATCCCTCATACAAAATATACCTAGGTTACCTCATGAATGAAAACAAGCttgaaaaaaggaaaataaagttcAATGATAAAAATCATGTTCAAAAGTAGAGGCCAAGGGATCTGCTTCTAAGCTGTGCAAGTAGGGCCCTTATAACATCTATGGCAGTCCCAACTTTCACGGGGGTAAGGACGAGTATTACGCTCTTACCTTCAAGGAATTCGTGACACTGGTGATGCACAACAAGTCACACAACATGGCCAAGAAGCAAATATTTTAGGCTCCTTACTTTTGAAAGAGGGTCTACACAATAGAAAGTGACTGCATAAGAATTCACTTGCCTTTTTTCGCAGTTTTCCCCGAATGTGACAGAGTCGCTTCATTCCATCAAAGCACATGGCCTCTAGCCGTCCATTTCCAAGCATTTTGATTACTTGAGCATATTCTGTTTCATGCAGGAGAAGTGCATGAAAAGGCAACAGGATGATGAGTGAATTTACACAGGTCTACTACAAACACTGTGCAGTAGTAGCACTAACCCCAAACTACTATTACTACCATGTCAGTTAAAATAACAATACACATGAGCACTCAACATGCATGAACACAAGAAAACAGGAGGGGTGGTAGTCTTTCCTCCTTGCAATTACGACAGGCAAAGTTCTAGTCAGTTATATTACAAGCTTTGAAACTTCTACTGCATAAAACTGTTGCTCAACTTCGCATAAATTCAGATCTGCTTTGAATGAAAGTGTCACTGCAGAAGCCATGGATGCAATTTCTGCGCTGGCTTTTTGTCACTTACAAAGCTGTGCAACACTGAAACAGCCAGGTGAATGCAAGCATATCCAGCACACATGCTGTTTGTAATGCTTTGAAGGACATTCCACAAGTTACCTACTAAACCTATTTCAGCAATAAAGTTTGAACATCACCAATCTCGGTGATCCAatttcgctacaaaaacaaatGCTAATATAGCAATCAGAGGCACGTGCAAGCAGAGTGAATACCCTTAGGCCTTCATTCCTCCAACACTGCAGCCACAAGCAATGGCCGCACATTTTCTACCGAGGCCTTGCGAGCTTGTAAGCTGCATCATGTTTCGTTTCTCAGTTGGAATACCTTACCTTGGCCGTCTTCCTTGAAGACGAGTTCTCTCTTTTCAGTTTCGTTCTCATTCTTTCCTCTTCTCCTGTTTTTACCTCCCTTTCCTGTAACCAACAACAAAACGACCGGGTACCAGTATTAAGCGCAGATATGACGCAGCACATTGGACACGCAAAGCGTGCCACAATAAGTGACGTCATCTGTCAAAAACTATTAACATATTCCATAACAAGCAGTATAAAAGGCCCCCCGTCCGGCTAATTTAGTGGTTTCGTTACTTCACTTCTAACGGAAATTTAGCACTTATCGTCCATTACAAGCTAAAACCTTGAATGCCGCAGAAATAAATGACGCTCACTACCATATGATACTTTAGCCAAGACCAATGAAAATGACGCGATGACAACATGACCACAAGGGCTGAATAGAGGTCAGAGTTGATACCAAGAAAGGAACGACACAGTACGATTCGATGTGACAAGGGGAGCACCTCAAATACACACCTTGCGTCACTACGTCCGACTCGCATGTTTAGCTACAACGTGAAACGCAACGCGTTATTTCTCATTGCCCTGACATATGCCCTGTTCCGAAAACAACGAGAAATGGAGGATACATTTCTGGATGAACGGAAAAACGTTGTGCGCATTACGCCAGCGGCTGGCAAGACTACCATTGTGAGCCGCAGTCAGCGTCGTCGAGTTGCCGCGTGTGGCCTAGCGCGGATGTGTTCCGACAAAGCTGGCAAAAGAAACTCACCCTTGTTCTTCGGCATGTCAGGACTGCTTAGTTGACGTTTTTCAAGATGAAATTCACCCGAATTTCGGAGACCAACTAGCGCACCACGCAATATGGACGACGCACAAGCCCGGAAAAGGTGGCGCTACTAGTAGAGAGTCAATGTTGCTCATATTTGCAGTGTTATGTTCCTCAAAATACCTAAAAACAGCCGTTAACCGTCATTGACGTCACTTTGGTCACTTCACGTGCTACTTATTTCGCTCTATGACACAGTATTATTGAAGATTTGTATAATTATATACATACTCGTTTGAATTAATATTTCTCTTAGTTTAatgcaggcattttttttttatttggcggcgcggcgcggcggcgcTACAGTATCGATTAGTCGCGGTATTTAAACGAGCTGAAGGGCGAGGGAAAGCGGGAAACAGCGAGAGGCGCGAGTCTGTGTAGCAGTTCCGTTCTAGTTTCGGCTGCTCTTTCCTCGGTAACTAACAATTCGGACTGAGGCGTTAAGTGTCTCGAGATGACCATCAAGGCTGTCTGTGTGCTGAAGGGCTCGGAAACAGCCGAGGGGACCAT contains:
- the eIF1A gene encoding eukaryotic translation initiation factor 1A, with the translated sequence MPKNKGKGGKNRRRGKNENETEKRELVFKEDGQEYAQVIKMLGNGRLEAMCFDGMKRLCHIRGKLRKKVWINQGDIILVGLRDYQDAKADVILKYNPDEARNLKSYGELPEHAKINDTVNFGEEEEDDNIEFDEVSGDEDIEGI